A region from the Triticum urartu cultivar G1812 chromosome 1, Tu2.1, whole genome shotgun sequence genome encodes:
- the LOC125517862 gene encoding cysteine proteinase inhibitor 3-like isoform X2, whose translation MARRCGCPVGAALLALSLAVLLAAPAVPGAAGFHLGGDESGLVRGMLAAVRERAEAEDAARFAVAEHNRKQGSALEFTRVVNAKRQVVAGTLHDLMVEVVDSGKKSMYKAKVWVKPWQNFKAVVEFRHAGDFQSESSVASDASTGQGTHGVKVSSMEYGTGRREGRNMRF comes from the exons ATGGCCCGCCGCTGCGGCTGCCCCGTCGGCGCCGCGCTCCTCGCCCTCTCCCTCGCCGTCCTCCTCGCCGCCCCGGCCGTCCCCGGGGCCGCCGGGTTCCACCTCGGCGGCGACGAGAGCGGCCTCGTGCGGGGCATGCTCGCCGCCGTCCGCGAGCGGGCCGAGGCCGAGGACGCCGCGCGCTTCGCCGTCGCCGAGCACAACAGGAAGCAG GGTTCTGCATTGGAGTTCACACGAGTTGTGAATGCAAAAAGGCAAGTGGTTGCTGGGACCTTGCATGACCTGATGGTGGAGGTAGTGGATTCTGGAAAGAAAAGTATGTACAAGGCAAAGGTATGGGTGAAGCCGTGGCAAAATTTCAAGGCAGTTGTCGAGTTCCGTCATGCCGGTGACTTCCAGTCTGAGTCTTCCGTTGCTTCTGATGCTAGCACTGGGCAAG GCACACACGGTGTGAAGGTTTCTTCCATGGAGTATGGAACTGGAAGGCGTGAAGGTCGGAACATGAGGTTCTGA
- the LOC125517862 gene encoding cysteine proteinase inhibitor 3-like isoform X1: MARRCGCPVGAALLALSLAVLLAAPAVPGAAGFHLGGDESGLVRGMLAAVRERAEAEDAARFAVAEHNRKQGSALEFTRVVNAKRQVVAGTLHDLMVEVVDSGKKSMYKAKVWVKPWQNFKAVVEFRHAGDFQSESSVASDASTGQAILKLSLQTDMAPKMHSNENTGLSVDSSSSQAHTV, from the exons ATGGCCCGCCGCTGCGGCTGCCCCGTCGGCGCCGCGCTCCTCGCCCTCTCCCTCGCCGTCCTCCTCGCCGCCCCGGCCGTCCCCGGGGCCGCCGGGTTCCACCTCGGCGGCGACGAGAGCGGCCTCGTGCGGGGCATGCTCGCCGCCGTCCGCGAGCGGGCCGAGGCCGAGGACGCCGCGCGCTTCGCCGTCGCCGAGCACAACAGGAAGCAG GGTTCTGCATTGGAGTTCACACGAGTTGTGAATGCAAAAAGGCAAGTGGTTGCTGGGACCTTGCATGACCTGATGGTGGAGGTAGTGGATTCTGGAAAGAAAAGTATGTACAAGGCAAAGGTATGGGTGAAGCCGTGGCAAAATTTCAAGGCAGTTGTCGAGTTCCGTCATGCCGGTGACTTCCAGTCTGAGTCTTCCGTTGCTTCTGATGCTAGCACTGGGCAAG CTATCCTCAAGCTGTCTCTTCAAACCGACATGGCACCGaagatgcacagcaacgagaatACTGGACTTTCTGTTGACTCATCCTCTTCTCAG GCACACACGGTGTGA